One Channa argus isolate prfri chromosome 15, Channa argus male v1.0, whole genome shotgun sequence DNA segment encodes these proteins:
- the LOC137099608 gene encoding coiled-coil-helix-coiled-coil-helix domain-containing protein 5 has protein sequence MQAAMDITAKYCHKEMEAYGSCVASNPSTWQQRCNELKMKVAQCTSSHPVIQKIRQDCSSEFMKFEHCLRENQDKPTSCSPQVARFLGCAETVDLSGVAANPVPS, from the exons AT GCAAGCTGCTATGGACATTACGGCGAAGTATTGCCATAAAGAAATGGAAGCATACGGGTCATGTGTGGCTTCCAACCCATCAACATGGCAGCAAAGGTGtaatgaactgaagatgaaggTTGCACAATGCACATCATCACA CCCAGTGATACAGAAGATCAGACAGGACTGCTCCAGTGAGTTTATGAAGTTTGAGCACTGTCTCAGAGAAAACCAGGATAAACCTACCTCCTGTTCACCACAAGTGGCTCGCTTTCTGGGTTGTGCCGAGACAGTGGATCTTAGTGGAGTGG ctgCAAATCCAGTCCCATCATAG